ATCGTCGTGAACATACCCGGCGAGGCGTCTTCCGTCCCGACGGCCATCGACGGGTACGAGATGGCCAAGCAGGGGCGCGCGGGCGCCGCCCTGGGGATTTCCGCCATCTCCTCGTTCGTGGCGGGAACCCTCGGGCTGGTGGGGCTCACCTTCTTCGCCCCCCTGCTCGCCAACGTCGCGCTCGCCTTCGGCCCGCCGGAATATTTCGCCCTGATGTTCATGGGCTTGAGCCTCGTCATCAGCCTTTCGGGGCGCGCCCTCCTGAAAGGGATGATCGCGACGTCCATCGGCCTGCTGGCGTCCCTCATCGGCCAGAACCCCCTGACGGGCGCCTCCCGCCTGACGTTCGGGGTGGTCGACCTCATGGCCGGGGTCAGCTTCATCAGCGTCATCATCGGGCTGTTCGCGGTGAGCGAGGTGATGATCAACGCCGAACGGGCGGCGGCCCACATCTACGGGACGAAGATCCACGGGTGGATGCCGACGTGGGCGGAGATCCGCCGATGCGCGGGGGCGATGGTCCGGTCGTCCGGGATCGGATTTTTCCTGGGGCTCCTGCCCGGGTGCGCTCCCGCCGTGACGACCTTCATCGCGTACGACGTCGAGAAGAGGGTCTCGAAAACCCCGGAACGGTTCGGGAAGGGGGCGATCGAGGGGGTCGCCGCGCCGGAAGGGGCGAACAACGCCACGTCGAGCGGCGGCTTCGTCCCGCTCTTCGCCTTCGGGCTGCCGACCGGCCCCGCGCTCGCGGTTCTGCTGGGCGGCTTGATGATGTACGGTCTTCAGCCGGGGCCGATGCTCTTCCAGACGAACCCGAAGTTCGTCTGGGCGGTCATCGCCAGCATGTACATCGGGAACGTGATCCTCCTGATCCTGAACCTTCCGCTCGTCGGGTTCTGGGCGCGGATCGCACTCATCCCGTTCCCGGTGCTCGGCCCCCTCATCATCCTCTGCTCCGTGATCGGGGCGTACAGCATCCGGTTCATGCTGTTCGACGTATGGGTCGCGCTCCTGTTCGGGGGGATCGGCTACCTGATGCGGAAGCTGCGCTTCCCCATCGCGCCGCTGGTGCTCGCCAGCGTCCTCGCGCAGATGCTGGAGACGTCCCTCCAGCAGTCGCTGCTGATCTCCCAGGGCTCCTGGCTCATCTTCCTCAACCGCCCCATCGCGGGCTTCTTCATGGCCCTCGCCTTCCTGTCCATCGGAAGGGGGATCTGGCTCCAGCTCCGTTCCCACGCCCCCGAGATCGCCATCGACGACGCGGACGAGTAGCCGGAGGCCGCGTGGAGGAGCGATTCAACCTGCAATCGGCCAACTGGATTTCCTTCGTCCTGGACCGGCGAAACCGGATCCCCGACATCGCGGACCCGAACCTCGTGAGGGAGACGCTGCTCGTGTTCCTCGGAAACCTCGTCGACGGGCTGTATCTCGACCCCGAATCGAACGCGAAGGTCGTCCAGCGCTCGGTGCGCATGAGAGATGCGGTCCGTGCAAGCCCACGTCACAGATACGACGATGTCGTCGCCGAACTGCGCGACATCTTTTCCATGCGGGAGTGGACGGCGGTTCTCATCCCATCCGGATTCCGGGAATCCGATCCCGTCGACCGGCTCCTGACATCGAAAAGTTTCCTGTCGAGACTGTCCCGCGGCATGAAGACCAGCCCGCATCTCATCCTTCACCTGAACGAGGCTCCCCGGAGGGATTTCGCCATTACGGACGTGTACCCTCCCTTCCATTCCGCCCTGTCGAAATCCACCCGGTGGCCGGGGATCCTGCTCTGGAGCAGACGCGACGACTCCCTGTTTCTCCCCCTGCCCGCGGACAACGCCGAGGAGGCCGTCCGCTGGATATTCTCCAGGGTCGATGACCTCGGAACGACGCCGGGGCATCTGCTGGCGCAACGCTACCGGAACGCCTTCCCGGCCTGCAGGATCCACCCGGATTCCCGGCTGACGCTGCTGCACATGAGCGACACCCATATCGGGTCCAGGCAATCCATCGAGCGGATCGTACGGGTGAAGGACCTCCTGACGGATTACGTGAACGGAAACCGGGCCGATTCGTCCATGGCGTTCCTGTTGAGCGGGGACATCCTGCAGACGCCGGGAGAAGGCAACGTGATCTGCGCGAACGACTTCCATGATTTCCTGAAGGATCTGCACCCTCGCGGCCGGGACCCGATCTTCGTCCTCGGAAATCACGATGTGCGAAGGAAGG
Above is a genomic segment from Deltaproteobacteria bacterium containing:
- a CDS encoding tripartite tricarboxylate transporter permease is translated as MLFSWDLLLAGFADALSWSNLLWALVGCLVGTLIGVLPGIGPSAGIAILLPMTTMIPPTSGIIMMAAIYYGAMYGGSTTAIVVNIPGEASSVPTAIDGYEMAKQGRAGAALGISAISSFVAGTLGLVGLTFFAPLLANVALAFGPPEYFALMFMGLSLVISLSGRALLKGMIATSIGLLASLIGQNPLTGASRLTFGVVDLMAGVSFISVIIGLFAVSEVMINAERAAAHIYGTKIHGWMPTWAEIRRCAGAMVRSSGIGFFLGLLPGCAPAVTTFIAYDVEKRVSKTPERFGKGAIEGVAAPEGANNATSSGGFVPLFAFGLPTGPALAVLLGGLMMYGLQPGPMLFQTNPKFVWAVIASMYIGNVILLILNLPLVGFWARIALIPFPVLGPLIILCSVIGAYSIRFMLFDVWVALLFGGIGYLMRKLRFPIAPLVLASVLAQMLETSLQQSLLISQGSWLIFLNRPIAGFFMALAFLSIGRGIWLQLRSHAPEIAIDDADE
- a CDS encoding metallophosphoesterase, which translates into the protein MEERFNLQSANWISFVLDRRNRIPDIADPNLVRETLLVFLGNLVDGLYLDPESNAKVVQRSVRMRDAVRASPRHRYDDVVAELRDIFSMREWTAVLIPSGFRESDPVDRLLTSKSFLSRLSRGMKTSPHLILHLNEAPRRDFAITDVYPPFHSALSKSTRWPGILLWSRRDDSLFLPLPADNAEEAVRWIFSRVDDLGTTPGHLLAQRYRNAFPACRIHPDSRLTLLHMSDTHIGSRQSIERIVRVKDLLTDYVNGNRADSSMAFLLSGDILQTPGEGNVICANDFHDFLKDLHPRGRDPIFVLGNHDVRRKGVLRNRSAAASPVPAFDTRVEWIPDHPVGILCWNSAAGGRMARGKITPEQYRTIADRLNRLPDGITHPVLISLLHHHPLKLRRIDPEMRRFHMKTLGASLRKYLGFAYEHLDGLSDAQEFVRFCDSHGVKAILHGHKHIPIAGEIPEDLLANPPIRIFGSGSSVGKNTYLYRKLFDVDYEIAWNEVVLDFRTNLLSGRLMAETHFDRGLATMKTRHGFVSRSAIGR